Proteins encoded in a region of the Planococcus citri chromosome 1, ihPlaCitr1.1, whole genome shotgun sequence genome:
- the LOC135831642 gene encoding uncharacterized protein LOC135831642 — protein sequence MADSHCEMEPVVSAAIIVKINSTNVTAILDDTCTINAIHKKVFKRICSQDEAGNTYDEVENIDLDFTIDGRSVTAVFRVMGNLNSDMILGKEFFRSVKARIHSEQRLLKWSYQEEVTTNIVENDANFRAVSSGGSDAFNEAKSSEKEIGTGEQNAEPEGGKKKKNSKKTDCESEIDNYAPSTSSAAASISNDLQLLTLGSSKASTKSFKKDKFVKIFIAERELWDILSGECLAYYAIYSSQKKITIVTGEVMKRKEKTALGFHLEAFHNAFGEAEERGIKHLHLLSENETAIRLMKEHQKKYEKHGEIEPEQYPGGNLYYPDDLVNYYTACLHIPQFESLKFEYVSSKDETYEELVHARELLKEYVANTPM from the exons ATGGCTGATTCACATTGCGAAATGGAACCGGTCGTTAGCGCCGCAATTATCGTGAAAATCAATAGTACCAATGTAACAGCAATTCTAGACGATACCTGTACGATCAACGCcattcataaaaaagttttcaaacgaatttgtTCGCAAGACGAGGCTGGCAATACGTATGACgaagttgaaaatattgatttggATTTCACTATCGATGGACGCTCAGTCACAGCTGTGTTTCGTGTTATGGGAAATTTGAACTCTGATATGATCTTGGGAAAAGAATTCTTCCGGTCAGTGAAAGCTCGTATCCATTCGGAACAAAGATTATTAAAGTGGTCCTATCAGGAAGAAGTGACGACCAACATCGTTGAAAACGATGCCAATTTCAGAGCTGTATCATCGGGTGGTAGCGATGCTTTCAATGAAGCCAAGTCGTCGGAAAAG GAAATTGGAACTGGCGAGCAGAATGCCGAACCTGaagggggaaaaaagaaaaaaaactcgaagaaaACTGACTGTGAAAGCGAAATAGATAATTACGCTCCGTCCACTTCATCGGCTGCAGCTTCTATCAGTAACGATTTGCAACTGTTAACATTAGGTAGCAGTAAAGCATCGACAAAAAGTTTCAAGAAAgataaatttgttaaaatatttattGCTGAGCGCGAGCTGTGGGATATATTGAGTGGAGAATGCTTGGCGTACTACGCGATATATTCTTCGCAGAAGAAAATCACTATTGTAACGGGTGAAGTAATGAAGCGTAAGGAGAAAACGGCGTTGGGTTTCCATTTGGAAGCATTTCATAATGCATTTGGAGAAGCAGAAGAGCGTGGAATAAAGCATTTACATTTACTGTCAGAAAATGAAACTGCCATTCGATTGATGAAGGagcatcaaaaaaaatatgaaaaacacgGTGAAATAGAACCTGAACAGTATCCTGGAGGTAATCTGTATTATCCAGACGATTTGGTCAATTATTACACTGCCTGCCTTCATATTCCTCAATTTGAATCCTTGAAATTTGAGTACGTTTCTTCTAAAGACGAAACTTATGAAGAATTGGTCCACGCCAGAGAACTTCTTAAAGAATACGTGGCAAATACCCCGATGTAA